A genomic segment from Conger conger chromosome 2, fConCon1.1, whole genome shotgun sequence encodes:
- the LOC133122148 gene encoding histone chaperone asf1b-A: protein MAKVQVLNVAVLDNPSPFCNPFQFEMTFECMEDLPEDLEWKIIYVGSAESEEYDQTLDSVLVGPVPAGRHMFVFQADAPNTGLIPETDAVGVTVVLITCTYRGQEFIRIGYYVNNEYTDPELRENPPLKPDYSQLQRNILASNPRVTRFHINWDGCADKMEDSENVDPAPNAMLPPSCAPGKPPALGLMPDNSMDCL, encoded by the exons ATGGCGAAAGTTCAAGTGTTAAACGTTGCGGTTCTGGACAACCCGAGTCCATTTTGCAACCCCTTTCAGTTTGAAATGACATTTGAATGCATGGAGGACCTACCAGAAG ATCTGGAGTGGAAGATCATCTACGTGGGCTCAGCGGAGAGTGAGGAGTACGACCAGACATTGGACTCGGTTCTGGTGGGCCCGGTTCCGGCCGGCAGGCATATGTTTGTGTTCCAG GCGGACGCGCCGAACACCGGCCTGATCCCCGAGACGGACGCGGTGGGCGTCACCGTGGTGCTGATCACCTGCACGTACCGCGGACAGGAGTTCATCCGCATCGGATACTACGTCAACAACGAGTACACCGACCCGGAGCTGCGCGAGAACCCGCCCCTGAAACCCGACTACTCGCAG CTCCAGAGGAACATTCTGGCCTCGAACCCACGCGTGACACGCTTCCACATCAACTGGGACGGCTGTGCCGACAAGATGGAGGACAGTGAGAACGTGGACCCTGCCCCCAACGCCATGCTGCCCCCTTCCTGCGCCCCTGGGAAGCCCCCGGCCCTCGGGCTGATGCCAGACAACTCCATGGACTGTTTGTAG